DNA sequence from the Gloeocapsa sp. DLM2.Bin57 genome:
AATAATCATCAGCACCTTTGGTAAAACCTTTATGTTTATCAGCTAACTCATTTCTACTAGTCAGCATTAAAATATAAACATTAGTACGCTTCTGCATTTCCTCGCAGAGATTATAGCCTAAAGAATCGGGAAGATTAACGTCGAGTATAACTAAATCAGGCTTAAAAACATCAAAAATTTCCAAAGCAGTTTTACCATTATGAGCCTCTTTGATCTCATAACTTCTTAACTTTAAAAAACGTGTTATTAAATTACAAATAGCCCAATCATCATCAACGACTAGGATTTTAGCACCTACCATGTTTATGATTAACCCGATTTTTTAGCTCAATTGTATCTTAAATCATTTTGTCATATACTGATAAACCATTATAATTAACGATTAAGGGTATTTAGATCAACCGTTACTAATGTTAAACTAGCATTACTACTAGAATTGCTGATAAAGGAGGTTATTAGTGAGCGAGCAAAGTCCCTATGAACAACTAGGAGTAGGCGAAAACGCTTCCTTTGAAGAAATTCAAGATGCTAAAAAACGTCTTACCCTAGAATATCAGAACGAACCGAAAATCGTGCAAACTATCGAAGCCGCCTATGATAGCATTATCATGGATCGCTTACGTATGCGTCAAGAAGGTAAAATTAAAGTTCCCGATCAGATTCGCTTTCCGGAGAAATCCTTAGAAAATCTGACTAGTATAGACTCTGAACCTATTCCCACACCTCCTAATTGGCTAAAACGTTTATTAGATAACCCATCAGTTTCAGAGATAATCTGGCCTGGAGTAATATTTTTACTTTTATCAGTAATCACAGTTTTAGTTAAAACAGACGTCAATTCTCCTATATCCTTATTACTAGCTTTTGGGTTTGGGGCTAATATTTACTTTCTTAACCGTAAAGAAAGACTCTTCGGTAGAGCTTTTTTAATTTCTCTTTTAGGTTTATGTCTCGGTTTAGGTATAGGTTACGGGTTAGCCAATCTTCTGATTACCCCAAATACAGGTATTATTTTTAATCAAGAACAATTTGCTTGTTTATTTACTTTTTGTCTGTTTTGGTTAATCAGTAGTTTTATCCGTTAATCATTAGGTCATTGCCGGAACAACGGCAGTGATCACCTCCACCGCTTCAGTTAAATTAGCCACGATGTAATCAGGTTCATATTTTAACAGTTGTTCGCGATCGCGGATACCTGAAAGAACGCCAATTACTTTGAGATTATGGGTTTTAGCTGCGATGATATCGGCTTCAGTATCTCCAACCATCCAAGTATCTTTTACCTCGGGTAATTCTTGTAAAGCCTTCCCCATGAGTAAAGGTTTATCTTGAACGTCAGTACTTTTAACGTAATCATTAGCTAAACAATAACGTCGATTTTCAGGGAAAAACCCTTCTAAGTTATAACGCCGAAAAGGTTCAAGGAGTTCACTAGTTCGACGCATAGTCATAACCACTAAATCAATACCGAGATTTTGAATACGAGTTAAAACCTCCCTAGCGTCTGGTTGAATTCGATCATAACCTAAATAAGGTAAACTATGGACAGTTTTACGACGTAAACGAGCAAAATCTTGAGCTTGAGTGGGTTTTAAACCCGATAAAATGCCAATTTCCTTTTCAGGAATGCGCCCTCGTTTAAATCGCCAAAAATCAGCTTTACTTAATTCTGTAACCTCTTGATCAGTGTCTTTTACCGTTGCTAAACAAAATTGGTAAACACGATAATAACGCTCAGATACATCCATGATTGGACCATCAAAATCAGTAATTAGTCTTAACATCTTTATATAAATAAGTAAATAAATGACAGTTAGATTTAAATCTCCCTCTCCTAAAATAGGAAAGAGAGATAGAGAATTAACCTAGGGTAGAGAGAATATCTTGAGCGTGAGTAGCGGTTTTAACATTGTCATCCACAACACTGATTTTGCCTTCAGCGTCGATGATATAGGTAACACGTTTAGAATAGCCACCCCCATCAACATCATAAGCTTTAGTAATCGCACCGTCGGAATCTACCAACAATTGAAAAGGTAAGCCATATTTTTCCTTGAACAGCTTGTGAGAAGCTTGATCATCCATACTTACTCCCAAGACTACCATGTCTTTACCTTGGTATTGGTCATAATTATCTCTAAAGCTTTGAGCTTCTTTAGTACAACCGGGGGTATCGTCTTTGGGATAAAAGTATAAAACGACGATTTTTCCTTTAAAATCCCCCAAAGAAACTGCATTACCTTGATCATCAACGGTGCTAAAATCAGGGGCTATTGTACCTGCGGCTAAAACCATCGCTTTTGTTCTCCTTTATAGTTATAGTTAGTTAACACTTTACATTAGTTTACAATATTTTTTGGTAAGATATGATTATTCTGATTATTAGATACAGTTATTATGAAAATAGAAAAACCTAATCAACAACCACTAACTAAAGAAGATTTACAAAATCTAGATAAACTCAAAGCATTAATCGAGAAATGCGTATCTGATGGTTATCTCTCTCAAGATGAGATGAAAATGATTAAAGATTTTATCAGAGCAGATGGGAAAGTAACTACTGAAGAACTAGAATTATGCCAAAAGCTAATCTGGGATAAAATACAATCAGGAGAATTACAATACGACTGGACACCCAAGCATTAATTATTCTCCATGGACGAAAAACGTAATATTGCTTTATTCGCTCCAGCAACTGATGTACAAGAATGGGAAGCACTGCGAGAACCTCTACTCAATGGTCATCTGATTTCAGGAGCAAGGGTAGAAGCTTTTGAGAGAGAATTTGCGCGAAAACATCGAGTCAGATACGCGATCGCCACTAATAATGGTACTAGTTCTTTACATCTAATTCTGGTAGCTTTAGGTATCCAAGAAGGAGATGAGGTCATTATCTCCGCTTTTAGTTGGGTATCAGCTATCAACGTTGTCCTCTATTGTGGTGCTACTCCCGTTTTAGTAGATATCAACCCTGATACTTTTAACCTAGATATTCAAGAAGTAGCCAATCAAATCGGTAAACGCACTAAAGCTATTATCGTTAGTCATTCCTTTGGTTTGTGTGCTAATTTACAAGCTATTGCCGCTTTAGCACCAGAAATCCCCATCATCGAAGACGCTACCTGTGCGATAGGTAGTCAATATGGTTATAATTATGCAGGTTCAATTGGGGTAGCGGGAGCATTTTCTTTTCATTCACGTCAAATCATCACAACAGGTGATGGTGGTATGGTTACCACTAATGATGAGCAAATCGCTGAGAAAATCATGGCTCTACGTAATCACGGTGCTAGTTTGTCAGCAGCTCAACAAAAATTAGGACCAAAACCTTATTTAGCCCCTAGTTTTAATCTCCTCGGTTTTGATTATCTCTTAAGTGATTTACAAGGAGCGATTGGCTTAATTCAACTACAAAAGTTAGATGATTTGTTAAGTTTTCGCCAATATTGGGCAGAATATTATTATCAACAACTTAAAGATCTTCCCTGGTTGAAACTACCCCGAGCACCAGAGGGTTATACTCATAGTTGGCAAAAATACGTTTGTTGTATCAACGAGGAAATCTCCCCTTTATCTCGCAATCAAATCATGGAATTTTTACAAGTACAAGGGATTAGTACTCGTCCTGCTAATTTAGCTATTCATACTCTAACTTATAATCAAATTAGATTTGGTTTTGAAGAGGCAGATTACCCTACCGCTAGAGACTGCGCCTTAAAATCCTTAACTATTCCTCTACATAATCGTATGAGTAGCGCTGACTTTGAGTACGTGGTTAAAAAGTTACAACAAATTTGATTGGACACGCATAATTACTAAGGTCATATCATCAATTATTTTATTACCTGAACCGATAAAATTATCGACTTCTTGGAATAAATAGTCTAGGATTTCTTGGGGGTTTTCTAGATTTTGACAAGCCCAAGCAAAAGCATGATGAAGATTATCCTCATCAAAACGTTCGCCATAATTATTAACCGCATCGGTAAAACCATCAGTATAATACATAATCGTATCACCTGGGGCTAGTTGTAGTTGGGAGTATTCATATTCAGAATCTGGTACTAATCCGATTAACATTCCTTTGGTATCTAAGGTTTTAATTAAACCCGTGGCGGCTTGCCATAATAAGGGTGGGTTATGGGCAGCGTTAGTATAGGAGATGATTTGAGTTTTAGGGTTATATTCTGAATAAAATAGTGTAACGAAGCGTCGAGAGTTCTCTAAATCGTCGTACATTACTCTATTGAGATGTTGCATAATCTGAGCTGGAGAGTGCCGGTTAAGTACTTCTGCTCGTAGCATACCTCTGGTCATAGTCATAATTAAGCCCGCGGGAACACCTTTACCCATCACATCACCAATAACGATACTCCAAGGTACAGAATTATCTTGACTATTGAGTTGATCGTAGTTAACGGGAATAAAGTCATAATAATCACCCCCAACCCGACTAGCAGTTTTACATTTAGCCGCTAATTGGGCCCCTTTGATTTTGGGACATTGTCTCGGTAAGAGACGCAATTGAATTTCTGAGGCGATTTCTAATTCTCGATCCTGTCTTTCTTTAGCCCGTAGTTGTACCGTTAACTCGTGATTGGCGATCGCTACTGCGGTTTGGTCTGATACCAGTTGTAATAACTTGCGTCTAGTTGAGTTCCACTGATACTCTGAGTGACTACTAAAGATATAGAGACGTCCTCGTTCAGCATTTTTGACTAAAATCGGTGTGCCAAACACTTGAATATCTGTTCCTAGTGCTTTACGAATATGTTCATCTACGGCAGCAGGACAAGGTAAGAGTATTTTAGCCATACCTTGGGGGTTACTCGGTGTCAGAGTTAAAGTCTTGCTGACTTTGGCTAATTTTTGACTAATTTGTTCTCCTTTTTTACTATTATGACAATGGAGTTGTTCTAAACGTATTTGACCTTGAGCATTAAATAAAATCAATGCTCCTCCTTCAGCGTCTGTCACTCTAGCTGCCATTAGGGGAGTAAGTTCTAAAAACTGATTGAGGTTATTAAAACTACGCAAAGCAAAACCCAAAGAACTTAACAGATTTTGGATTTTGTTTTGTTCTCTATACAATCTTGCTACGAGCTCTTTTAATGCTATTACAGGAGTTCCTTCAGAAACAAAATTATCTTCTTCTGAAGGTTCACTAGGGATAGGCGATACCGTCATTAGCTTTGGGTTTAATTGCATTGAATAGGTTTTGAACCTTGATCTTATTAAATTTACCAGTATAATCTAGATGAGAAAATAATTTCTTAATCATTGAGTAAAGCTTCTACGAATTCATAACTAGAAAAGGGGCGTAAATCGTTGATCCCTTCTCCTGCTCCGATAAAACGAATGGGTAAATTGAGTTGTTGGGATACGGCGATCGCTACTCCTCCTTTAGCGGTACTATCAAGTTTAGTCAGAATTACCCCTGTTAATTGAGCTGATTCTGAGAAGACTTGGGCTTGACGTAGTCCATTTTGCCCTAGGGTTGAGTCTAAGACTAGCAGTGATTCTACACTAGCTTGGGGTGCTTTCTTAGTTATTATTCCCCTAATTTTGCTTAATTCTTGCATCAGATTTTGTTTATTTTGCAATCTTCCTGCGGTATCTACTAGTAATAGTTGGATATCTCTAGCTTGTGCAGCGCTAATCCCATCAAACACTACTGCTGCCGGGTCAGTGTTATTACCAGGGTTAGCAATTACACTAGTTCCACTACGTTCTCCCCAGATTTTGACTTGTTCTACAGCAGCAGCACGAAAAGTATCAGCAGCGGCGATCAAGCAGCTATAGCCTGATTTTTGGGCTAGATGAGCTAATTTACCAATAGTAGTGGTTTTTCCTGCGCCATTGACTCCTGTTAATAACCAGATATTGAGTCCTTCTTTTTTGGGAATCAACAGGGGGTTTTCGGTGTTAGCTAGGGGTTTGTCTAGTATATCCCTCATGATAGTTTTTAATTCATTGATTGCTTGTTCAGGGGGGAGGGATTCTGATTTAATTTTGGCTTGCAGATTATTAATAATTAAGTCTGTAGCTTCTATACCTACGTCTGCTTGTAGGAGTATATCTTCAAGTTGTGAGACTGCTTGTTCGTTAAGAGGACCTTGTCCTGTGATCGCCTTGAGTTGGTTAACTAAACCACGACGAGTTTTACTCAATCCTTGATTGAGACGTTTTAACCAATTTATCTCTTCTGAAGATATTTCTGTAGGTTTTCTTCCCTGTCTAGCGAGGATTTCTGCTGACCAGATAAATTCTTGGTCAAACTCTGGTGGGGTTTCATCCTCGACTATTTCTTCGTTTTGGATATTCTCATAAGCGGACTCTACCCAGGTTTGAGCATCTTCCGTGGTTGGACTTTCTGGGGTTTCCGTGGGTGGAGTTGCTTGAGTTACTTCTTCAGGTGAATTGCTTTGTTGTGCGCCAAATTGACGCTTAAACCAATTAAACATAAGCTTTTATAATAATTCTTTAGAGGCTATTTTATTATGATAGTTAGTTACTTTCCGTAGCACTCCATTAATAAAGCGATAACCTTCACTATCTGAGTAACGTTTAGCTATTTCTACCGCTTCATTAATAGCTACTTTATCGGGTATATCTAGGTAGAGCATTTCTGCTACTGCTATTTTAAGTATATCCTGGTCAATTTTAGCTATTCTACTAAATTGCCAATTGGAGAGGACATTTTCTACGGTTGTTTCTATTTCCTGGTTTCTGCGTTTAACGGTAGTAATTAATTCTAGAGCATATTCGCGCACTTCTGCTTGATTAGCTAACTGCATAAACTCTGGTAATTCTACTGCATAACCAAGACGATTGATGGAATTTTGGGTTAATTCTAAGGCGTCTTGGAGTATAGCTCGCGCACTATTAATATCTGTAGCACGAGTTTCACTACTGAGCAGACGTTCATTAGCCCTTTGAACTTCAGCTGCTGCTGTTTCAAGGACTTCGTGTATTTCGTTACTGAGGGTACGAATCGCACTCAAAACGAGGGTGCTCAATTCCATGTCGCGAACTTTGTCTTTATCTTGAATTTGACTCAAACTCAATAGAGCAATTTCACGAGCGACTCGACGTGGTTGTATTTTAGGCATATTAGATAATGTTATTAGAGATTAGTTTAACTCTCTTTTTCCCTAATTGTTTCTAGAGCAATGGGAGGACGAATTGGTGTGAGAGTCTTGTTTGTAGAAGGGGGAGAGTCAGGACTGACTATCCCTCCTGAAATCAGAATTTTAAAAGCGTCTTCAATAGATATGTTAACGGTCATGACTTCTGATTCTGGTATAATAGCATACCACCCCGAGGTGGGATTTGGTGTAGTGGGAATAAAAACACTCAAGAGGGGTTGATTGAGATGGGATTGGATTTTAGGAGTTACTATCCCTGTAACGAAACCTAGAGACCAAATACCTTTACGAGGATATTCCAGCATAACTACCCGTCGAAATTTGGTTTTAGAGTCTTGTAAGAGGGTTTCGAGGATTTGTTTAAGGGTTTTATAAATAGATCCTGCTAAGGGGATCGCTTGTAAGACTTGTTCTCCTGTCCCTAGTAACCATCTACCTACTATATTACGAGCCATTAACCCGATGATTAAAATAAATAATAGAGGTACGATTAAACCAACAAAAAAATTCAGAAGGTTATTTAAAAAGGGATTAAGGGTAAAGGGATTGAGTTGTTTAGGGATACGCGTTAAAAAGTTGATCACCCAGGTGGCGATCGTATAGGTTAACCAAATCGTAGTAGCTAGAGGGATAACTACTAAGAGTCCTGCAATCAGGTCATTTTTGAGGTCTTGCTTGAAACGTTGCAGCACAGAGGCTAAAATCTCCTAGAATTATTTACTAAAACTTAACATTTCTTTTATTGTATGGTAGAAATTAAAGATCTTCTGGATCAATTAATTAGACGTTATGGTCAAAGGGTAGATTTTTTAGCGATTCGTGTCGAAGAATCTAATGGAACTAATCTAGTCCTAAGAAATAATCAGATCGAAACCCTCAGCGAGGCGATCGCTCTAGGAGGACAAGTGAGAGTCTGTCATCGCGGTGGTTGGGGTTTTGCTAGCTTTAACGACCTTTCTAGTTTAGCGACTCAAATCGAACAAGCGATCGCTTCGGCTAAATTAGTAGGAGATGAAGAAACTATCCTCGCTGAAGTTGAACCTGTGGTGGTTAATTGTTCTTTACCCCTAGTAGGAGTTGCTCCTAGTTTAATCCCTTTGGTCCAGAAAAAGGAACTGTGCCATCGCTACAACGACATTTTACGCAGTTATCACCATAGTATCACCACTACTTCTGTTGCTTATAGCGATATCAACCAAAAAGTGATAATCGCTACCTCCGAAGGTGCAATGATTGAACAATCCTGGTCAGATTTAGAGATGCGCTTTACTGCTACAGCCAGAAAAAGCGATCAACTACAAACTGGTCGAGAAACCACGGGTTCACGTCTTGGCTATCAAGACTTAGAAAGCCTTGATGATCAAGTCCGTAGCGCTGCTGATCGCGCCGTAGTAGCCCTTGATTTACCCTCAGTACGGGGAGATACCTATAACGTGGTTATTGACCCTATTTTAACGGGATTATTCGTTCATGAAGCCTTTGGACATCTTTCTGAAGCGGATATGCTTTATGAAAATCCCGACTTACTCGAAGTCATGACTCTAGGTAAAAAATTTGGACCACCTGAACTACAAATCCTTGATGGGGCTTCACCAGTTGGACATCGAGGCAGTTATTATTATGATGACGAAGGTACACCCGCTACTACTACTCAATTAATCCAAGATGGAGTCTTAGTAGGACGTCTGCACTCTCGGGAAACCGCAGGAAAATTAGGAGAAAAACCCACAGGTAACGCGCGCTGTCTGAATTATCATTATCCCCCTATTGTGCGTATGACCAATACCTGGATTGAACGAGGTAAAACACCTGTTGCTGATTTATTTAGTGACATTAAAACTGGTATATACGCTCGTAACTGGTTAGGGGGAATGACTAACGGAGAAATGTTTACTTTTACCGCGGGAGAAGCTTGGATGATTCGTCAGGGTAAAATCGCTGAACCGGTTAAAGATGTCACTCTCTCAGGTAATGTTTTTAAAACTCTAGCCCAAATTGAAGCCATTGGGGATGATTTTTATTGGGATGAGTCGGGAGGTTGTGGTAAAGGTGGACAAAGTGGACTAGCTGTAGGTTGTGGTGGTCCTAGTCTGCGTATTCGTGATGTAGTTGTTGGTGGAGAGTAGCGATCTCTTTTCTGATAGAGGAGA
Encoded proteins:
- a CDS encoding molecular chaperone DnaJ, which produces MSEQSPYEQLGVGENASFEEIQDAKKRLTLEYQNEPKIVQTIEAAYDSIIMDRLRMRQEGKIKVPDQIRFPEKSLENLTSIDSEPIPTPPNWLKRLLDNPSVSEIIWPGVIFLLLSVITVLVKTDVNSPISLLLAFGFGANIYFLNRKERLFGRAFLISLLGLCLGLGIGYGLANLLITPNTGIIFNQEQFACLFTFCLFWLISSFIR
- a CDS encoding HAD family hydrolase is translated as MLRLITDFDGPIMDVSERYYRVYQFCLATVKDTDQEVTELSKADFWRFKRGRIPEKEIGILSGLKPTQAQDFARLRRKTVHSLPYLGYDRIQPDAREVLTRIQNLGIDLVVMTMRRTSELLEPFRRYNLEGFFPENRRYCLANDYVKSTDVQDKPLLMGKALQELPEVKDTWMVGDTEADIIAAKTHNLKVIGVLSGIRDREQLLKYEPDYIVANLTEAVEVITAVVPAMT
- a CDS encoding peroxiredoxin; the protein is MVLAAGTIAPDFSTVDDQGNAVSLGDFKGKIVVLYFYPKDDTPGCTKEAQSFRDNYDQYQGKDMVVLGVSMDDQASHKLFKEKYGLPFQLLVDSDGAITKAYDVDGGGYSKRVTYIIDAEGKISVVDDNVKTATHAQDILSTLG
- a CDS encoding DegT/DnrJ/EryC1/StrS family aminotransferase, with amino-acid sequence MDEKRNIALFAPATDVQEWEALREPLLNGHLISGARVEAFEREFARKHRVRYAIATNNGTSSLHLILVALGIQEGDEVIISAFSWVSAINVVLYCGATPVLVDINPDTFNLDIQEVANQIGKRTKAIIVSHSFGLCANLQAIAALAPEIPIIEDATCAIGSQYGYNYAGSIGVAGAFSFHSRQIITTGDGGMVTTNDEQIAEKIMALRNHGASLSAAQQKLGPKPYLAPSFNLLGFDYLLSDLQGAIGLIQLQKLDDLLSFRQYWAEYYYQQLKDLPWLKLPRAPEGYTHSWQKYVCCINEEISPLSRNQIMEFLQVQGISTRPANLAIHTLTYNQIRFGFEEADYPTARDCALKSLTIPLHNRMSSADFEYVVKKLQQI
- a CDS encoding guanylate cyclase, translating into MTVSPIPSEPSEEDNFVSEGTPVIALKELVARLYREQNKIQNLLSSLGFALRSFNNLNQFLELTPLMAARVTDAEGGALILFNAQGQIRLEQLHCHNSKKGEQISQKLAKVSKTLTLTPSNPQGMAKILLPCPAAVDEHIRKALGTDIQVFGTPILVKNAERGRLYIFSSHSEYQWNSTRRKLLQLVSDQTAVAIANHELTVQLRAKERQDRELEIASEIQLRLLPRQCPKIKGAQLAAKCKTASRVGGDYYDFIPVNYDQLNSQDNSVPWSIVIGDVMGKGVPAGLIMTMTRGMLRAEVLNRHSPAQIMQHLNRVMYDDLENSRRFVTLFYSEYNPKTQIISYTNAAHNPPLLWQAATGLIKTLDTKGMLIGLVPDSEYEYSQLQLAPGDTIMYYTDGFTDAVNNYGERFDEDNLHHAFAWACQNLENPQEILDYLFQEVDNFIGSGNKIIDDMTLVIMRVQSNLL
- the ftsY gene encoding signal recognition particle-docking protein FtsY, whose protein sequence is MFNWFKRQFGAQQSNSPEEVTQATPPTETPESPTTEDAQTWVESAYENIQNEEIVEDETPPEFDQEFIWSAEILARQGRKPTEISSEEINWLKRLNQGLSKTRRGLVNQLKAITGQGPLNEQAVSQLEDILLQADVGIEATDLIINNLQAKIKSESLPPEQAINELKTIMRDILDKPLANTENPLLIPKKEGLNIWLLTGVNGAGKTTTIGKLAHLAQKSGYSCLIAAADTFRAAAVEQVKIWGERSGTSVIANPGNNTDPAAVVFDGISAAQARDIQLLLVDTAGRLQNKQNLMQELSKIRGIITKKAPQASVESLLVLDSTLGQNGLRQAQVFSESAQLTGVILTKLDSTAKGGVAIAVSQQLNLPIRFIGAGEGINDLRPFSSYEFVEALLND
- the nusB gene encoding transcription antitermination protein NusB, yielding MPKIQPRRVAREIALLSLSQIQDKDKVRDMELSTLVLSAIRTLSNEIHEVLETAAAEVQRANERLLSSETRATDINSARAILQDALELTQNSINRLGYAVELPEFMQLANQAEVREYALELITTVKRRNQEIETTVENVLSNWQFSRIAKIDQDILKIAVAEMLYLDIPDKVAINEAVEIAKRYSDSEGYRFINGVLRKVTNYHNKIASKELL
- a CDS encoding DUF502 domain-containing protein; the protein is MLQRFKQDLKNDLIAGLLVVIPLATTIWLTYTIATWVINFLTRIPKQLNPFTLNPFLNNLLNFFVGLIVPLLFILIIGLMARNIVGRWLLGTGEQVLQAIPLAGSIYKTLKQILETLLQDSKTKFRRVVMLEYPRKGIWSLGFVTGIVTPKIQSHLNQPLLSVFIPTTPNPTSGWYAIIPESEVMTVNISIEDAFKILISGGIVSPDSPPSTNKTLTPIRPPIALETIREKES
- a CDS encoding TldD/PmbA family protein; its protein translation is MVEIKDLLDQLIRRYGQRVDFLAIRVEESNGTNLVLRNNQIETLSEAIALGGQVRVCHRGGWGFASFNDLSSLATQIEQAIASAKLVGDEETILAEVEPVVVNCSLPLVGVAPSLIPLVQKKELCHRYNDILRSYHHSITTTSVAYSDINQKVIIATSEGAMIEQSWSDLEMRFTATARKSDQLQTGRETTGSRLGYQDLESLDDQVRSAADRAVVALDLPSVRGDTYNVVIDPILTGLFVHEAFGHLSEADMLYENPDLLEVMTLGKKFGPPELQILDGASPVGHRGSYYYDDEGTPATTTQLIQDGVLVGRLHSRETAGKLGEKPTGNARCLNYHYPPIVRMTNTWIERGKTPVADLFSDIKTGIYARNWLGGMTNGEMFTFTAGEAWMIRQGKIAEPVKDVTLSGNVFKTLAQIEAIGDDFYWDESGGCGKGGQSGLAVGCGGPSLRIRDVVVGGE